A genomic segment from Aegilops tauschii subsp. strangulata cultivar AL8/78 chromosome 1, Aet v6.0, whole genome shotgun sequence encodes:
- the LOC109774421 gene encoding benzyl alcohol O-benzoyltransferase-like: MSRTALLDFSDTGLSGCEQFALCTSITAESNSRRMVSNLFQSHPAPDSKELVHTATAMPTLAFAVRRRDPELVGPAALTPRETKRLSEIDDQDTLRGHVSFALIYRARVMDDDDVAPVHPAGVIRRALGEALVHYYPLAGRLREVEGRKLVVDCTGEGVMFVEADADVRLEELQAAGLRPPFPCMDQLLFDVEGSSGVLNCPLLLIQVTRLLCGGFIFALRLNHTMCDAIGIAQFMNAVAELARGLSAPTVAPAWSRELLEARSPPMPSFPHSEFDLIPPPAPPAGDMVMRSFTFGPADLAAIKKHLPPLVRDKATTFEALAAYLWRARTAALEVPLGEEARLVIIANFRAFVELGLPDGYYGNACVPLAALADVAALRGGGSLADAVALVRRAKAAVTAEYVRSTVDVLVLRGRPFLALQNLFVVSDNRHAGFHRVDFGWGEPVHGGPADTVFGVTFFVPVKDRDGEDAVAVPIVLPRPAMERFAAEMERLCKA; this comes from the exons ATGTCGCGCACTGCATTGTTGGACTTCTCGGATACTGGGCTTTCCGGCTGCGAACAATTCGCGCTCTGCACAAGTATCACTGCCGAGAGTAACTCTCGACGTATGGTTTCCAACTTGTTCCAATCTCATCCTGCGCCGGACTCCAAGGAGCTCGTCCACACGGCTACCGCCATGCCGACGCTGGCGTTCGCGGTGCGCCGGCGCGACCCGGAGCTCGTCGGCCCGGCCGCGCTGACGCCTCGTGAGACCAAGCGCCTGTCTGAGATCGACGACCAGGACACGCTGCGCGGGCACGTGTCCTTCGCCCTCATCTACCGTGCCCGCGTGATGGATGACGACGACGTCGCGCCGGTTCACCCGGCCGGAGTCATCCGGCGCGCTCTCGGCGAGGCGCTAGTGCACTACTACCCGCTGGCTGGGCGGCTCAGGGAGGTGGAGGGGCGGAAGCTGGTGGTCGACTGCACCGGCGAGGGGGTGATGTTCGTGGaggccgacgccgacgtgcggcTGGAGGAGCTCCAGGCGGCCGGGCTCAGGCCGCCGTTCCCGTGCATGGACCAGCTGCTCTTCGACGTGGAGGGCTCCAGCGGCGTACTCAACTGCCCATTGCTGCTCATCCAG GTGACTCGGCTGCTCTGCGGCGGCTTCATCTTCGCGCTTCGCCTCAACCACACCATGTGCGACGCCATCGGCATCGCCCAGTTCATGAACGCCGTCGCCGAGCTCGCCCGCGGCCTCTCGGCGCCGACCGTCGCGCCCGCGTGGTCCCGTGAGCTCCTGGAGGCGCGCAGCCCGCCTATGCCGTCGTTCCCGCACAGCGAGTTCGACCTTattccgccgccggcgccgccggccgGCGACATGGTCATGCGGTCCTTCACTTTCGGCCCCGCCGACCTCGCCGCGATCAAGAAGCACCTCCCTCCTCTCGTTCGCGACAAGGCCACCACCTTCGAGGCGCTCGCGGCATACCTCTGGCGCGCCCGCACGGCGGCGCTCGAGGTCCCGCTGGGCGAGGAAGCGCGGCTGGTCATCATCGCCAACTTCCGGGCCTTCGTCGAGCTGGGCCTGCCGGACGGATACTACGGAAACGCGTGCGTGCCCCTGGCGGCGCTGGCCGACGTCGCTGCACTGCGCGGCGGTGGCTCGCTGGCCGACGCGGTGGCGCTGGTGCGGCGCGCGAAGGCTGCGGTGACCGCCGAGTACGTGCGTTCCACGGTCGACGTGCTGGTTCTGCGCGGCCGGCCGTTCTTGGCACTGCAGAACCTGTTCGTCGTGTCCGACAACCGGCACGCCGGGTTCCACCGCGTCGACTTCGGGTGGGGCGAGCCGGTGCACGGCGGCCCGGCCGACACTGTCTTCGGCGTGACCTTCTTCGTCCCCGTCAAGGACCGTGACGGGGAGGACGCGGTTGCCGTGCCGATCGTGCTGCCACGGCCGGCCATGGAGCGGTTCGCGGCGGAGATGGAGAGGCTGTGCAAGGCGTAG